A window of Coregonus clupeaformis isolate EN_2021a chromosome 28, ASM2061545v1, whole genome shotgun sequence contains these coding sequences:
- the nacad gene encoding mucin-17 — translation MPGESSHRSVPKEKHPERGAEQTGLPEPDMIRHASTDSTPSDSGSTPSDSGSSPSPSTPQKLLPSCTSLFGPRLVRATPSSSATPRPQPEGSDRRHSNTVRLSGKFGGHGPCGRRSGPMKMERIKVLMGSEVESDYKQPENMDTRVVMGQESLLKTKETLTGKCPGRQSSQAIPLPGGPVLEVPMPPSEPQAEAGEKAQLDTGQERDNSPLTPKMEQEQERSPVLPISPLLTSLLTPLMPASPPSSEPVTVDVSLTGSLSPLEAGLSPYGEMSFVCAMYAMPSLSEPAYPPAILSFTEPAYAVDPLRVGVPSSLDPDLYYTAPSTPIKMAARPSHLKHRSYPGSPASPLSPNSPSDSEDLCSPLTSPSGSYVTAEGGSWTSSTSPCTSPNLLLAEEVQEAPACFVSSLSEIGDEVGEDRGAVGERAEERGGGAAEWRFCLYKGLAETVILEEEEDTSPLRSSSGRSTDSQEEGGESEGSLCPAEDALAGGQQYSSPLLQRGLELELQACVSEELYPPITNPEDGADSPRLTSISSPFSPDMGNLSPHTSSVNPTSPNLTLDTCSPDVSDGDNSSPYGEMGPFLLFPGSYSDDGEMEEEEEERMIPASLLNFPLHTSLLFQADSMEITLFPTEEGNEGNDVDAYAAGEEEGDTSINEGLDESFCFHDDTDDSIDSASYNGEEDERLYSTERHAEPPTEPPTGPPTGPPTEPPTEPPTGPPTEPPTEPPTEPSTEPHKAKPQPETRPEAHCTEPSQSQRRPSLNNPPGAKEPRPDDPPGPRPPQPALAPAQPTESAHPESSNSGSESEMEISSESSDPPVPAPSQESPSVSTLTPKPATTPYPATPTLKTIPKTTPATVSTPKSKPATLSNPNTNRATAPNAKSATVCTTNTNPATASTPQNNPATSSTPKTIPATICTPEINPAMVSTPNTNSAPAPNAKSATAFTTNTNPATASTPKTTPATCSTPNPAATPNTNPAATIEETASHSNPVTLATKPSHNSPVTLGTETGPAKAAAEEVRAGTSGGEREKDKKSGAEREKDKQSGVEREKDKQSCAEREKDEQSTETSEEDHTEQTDRDSFKLLIKPRPSKSDTPRPKQKTSEPRKPLPRVFGVAAASVRSNPLLVSVLELDQKNGNSSAEGVDSHLVLEGTTATNDLNKGVPLLSYPKEPNPSNIPVSSCPESSPDLADNLSLTPDLCPCDPAQENLRENTLSTEDGGPGALGSPHTPLAVSPKRENSETDAGGRRGAGGWRADRRELGAGAGAWGAGEALSLSLGQGCGLEAQSLLLCEVEGHTVGQTIGETLSGLPNVGTDEDEVGDIMGDEEDNNSLCGRPDKMADVELVGEGVPESNLSSWRSIEEISEAGGGEDGSSRFLEDDVSNLQSHPENKEEQENNNESVFLSSGMPTCVTLNALSEEVRHQSQSVSLRASLSNIPLTEVRPQAAAASDRPTTSTDSSTHQSDTRLASSSMESPGRVSPPGGKPQTVSDQSPGSVEAAISRPNSNTDLNPADIQVDSALSLLGGAFGSFSPKIRPSNSKSARLSQETSPSVRKDTVENVQVSQETSLSVGKDKVEKVQVSQEMSPSVGKDTVEKVQVSQECSLSVGKDTVEKVQVSQEMSPSVSKDTVEKVNVSQECSLSVGKDTVEKIQVSQEMSPSVSKDTVEKVNVSQESSLSVGKDTVEKVQVSQESSLSVGKDTVEKVQVSKESSLSVGKDTVEKVQVFHKTSPSVSKDTEEKFQVSQEISPSMSKDTVEKVKFSQESSQSVSKDIVEKVQGSQETSPSVSKDTVEKVQVFRESSLSVGKDTVEKVHVSQESFLSVGKDTVEKVQVSQETSPSVSKDTVEKVQVSQESSLSVRKDTVEKVQVSQETSPSVSKDTVEKVQVFQESSLSVGKDTVEKIQVSQETSPSVGKDTVEKVQGSQETSPSVSKDTVEKIQVSQECFLSVGKDTVEKVQVSQGSSLSVGKNTVEKVQVPQDISPSVSKDTVEKIQVSQECSLSVGKDTVEKVQVSQGSSLSVGKNTVEKVQVPQDISLSVGKDTVEKVHVFHETSPSVSKDTVEKVQVYQEMSPSVSKDTVEKVQVSQESSPSVSKDTVEKIQVSQECFLSVGKDTVEKVQVSQGSSLSVGKNTVEKVQVFQETSPSVSKDTVEKVQVFQETSPSVSKDTVEKIQVSQECFLSVGKDTVEKVQVSQGSSLSVGKNTVEKVQVPQDISPSVSKDTVEKIQVSQECFLSVGKDTVEKVQVSQGSSLSVGKNTVEKVQVPQDISLSVGKDTVEKVHVFHETSPSVSKDTVEKVQVYQEMSPSVSKDTVEKVQVSQESSPSVSKDIVEKVQVSQESCLSVGKDTVERMIQLCSQPQPEETVSQREGGGGQTTDRHIDQPKTSLALERQESSVCISGEREVEERAEERFSPTESVPEPAQHHTPEGELSTEKAITPPQPGRRGKQRKQSRDRPSQPRRQAPSGPGSTDQLQEPALPAKTPADASLPGKQKNKNTRGQKSAADTRQRTPVKGKPEAESERRGENRNVSGAPTPPSPTNLSPITPALLVNQEVNPEVHQDMLDNRPLPGCQAESRKDINDNNMGSGHASPTEQNRSSSPPPLPSSSPPPLSSSPLSSSPPPLPSSSPPPLFPSPLSSSPTPSTFMVPPDEDLPTPIQESQPLLTTAQPVTPLLDTQPQSTSLQAASATLSTTHIALPKHPPIPTKSVPMSPTSSSFSSPPTSALPSTPSLTQPTQESLPRLEAPITVPVLDTRRQAQPQPNLLTEPNRQIKPGQSQSPQDRDGMDIDSDDDDTAVPLRHHMTQPRGIVGKSSHKESGSSNQREILLHSSHHPTDRQTDCPISHKDSQELDLSFKYNVGSCNESESEGSVPELEEPERVPLRSSEPQPISPADEGINRPKQSRSEKKARKAMGKLGLRPVHGVTRITIRKSKSILFVISKPDVFKSPASDIYIVFGEAKIEDLSQQVHKAAAEKFKVPVEPSPLAPPAPPSLTIKEESEEEEVDEGGLEQRDIELVMAQANVSRSKAVRALRHNTNDIVNAIMELTM, via the exons ATGCCGGGGGAGAGCTCTCACAGATCTGTCCCCAAAGAAAAACATCCGGAGCGGGGAGCAGAGCAGACAGGCCTGCCTGAACCAG ACATGATCAGACATGCCTCCACTGACTCCACCCCTAGTGACAGTGGCTCCACCCCTAGTGACAGCGGCTCTAGTCCCTCCCCCAGCACCCCTCAGAAGCTGCTCCCATCATGCACCTCTCTGTTTGGGCCGCGATTGGTCCGGGCCACGCCCAGCTCCTCCGCGACCCCGCGACCCCAGCCTGAAGGTTCCGACCGTCGCCACAGTAACACGGTCCGGCTTAGCGGGAAGTTTGGAGGTCACGGACCCTGTGGACGCCGCAGCGGACCCATGAAGATGGAGAGaatcaag GTCCTGATGGGCTCAGAGGTGGAGAGTGACTACAAGCAGCCAGAGAACATGGACACACGGGTGGTGATGGGCCAGGAGTCCCTGCTCAAGACCAAGGAGACCCTGACAGGGAAGTGCCCAGGCAGACAGAGCAGTCAGGCGATACCCCTGCCCGGAGGCCCAGTCTTGGAGGTCCCTATGCCTCCCTCAGAACCCCAGGCCGAGGCTGGGGAAAAGGCCCAACTGGACACAGGGCAGGAGAGAGACAACTCACCTCTGACCCCAAAGATGGAGCAAGAGCAGGAGAgaagccctgtcctgcccattagccctctcctcacctctctgctAACCCCCCTCATgcctgcctcccctccctcctcagaGCCAGTCACAGTGGATGTTAGTTTGACGGGCAGCTTAAGCCCATTGGAGGCAGGGCTGTCTCCCTATGGTGAAATGTCTTTTGTATGTGCCATGTATGCTATGCCTTCCCTGTCCGAGCCAGCGTATCCCCCTGCTATCCTATCTTTCACTGAGCCGGCCTATGCCGTAGACCCTCTGAGAGTGGGCGTTCCCTCATCCCTGGATCCTGACCTGTACTACACCGCCCCCTCCACCCCCATCAAGATGGCTGCTCGCCCCTCACACCTCAAACACCGCTCTTACCCCGGCTCCccagcctctcctctctcaccaaaCTCCCCCTCGGACAGCGAGGACCTGTGCTCccccctcacctccccctctGGCTCCTACGTTACTGCGGAGGGGGGCAGCTGGACTTCTTCCACCTCCCCCTGCACCTCCCCCAATCTGCTCCTGGCAGAGGAggtgcaggaggcacctgcatgCTTTGTCAGCTCGCTGTCTGAAATCGGAGACGAGGTGGGGGAGGATAGGGGAGCAGTaggggagagggcagaggagaggggaggaggagcagcagAGTGGCGGTTCTGCCTCTATAAGGGTCTAGCAGAGACTGTGatcctggaggaggaggag GACACTTCCCCATTGAGGAGCAGCAGCGGCAGAAGCACCGACTcccaggaagagggaggggagtcGGAGGGCTCGCTCTGCCCAGCAGAGGATGCTCTGGCTGGGGGACAGCAGTACTCTAGTCCCCTGCTGCAAAGAGGCCTGGAGCTGGAGCTGCAGGCCTGTGTGTCTGAGGAGCTTTACCCTCCCATTACCAACCCAGAGGATGGAGCAGACTCCCCACGGCTgacctccatctcctcccccttTTCCCCAGACATGGGGAACCTAAGCCCTCACACCTCCAGCGTCAACCCTACTTCCCCCAACCTCACCCTGGACACCTGCTCTCCAGATGTGTCAGACGGGGATAACTCCAGTCCGTACGGAGAGATGGGTCCCTTCCTGCTGTTCCCAGGCTCCTACAGTGATGATGGagaaatggaggaggaggaggaggagaggatgatccCAGCCTCTCTGCTTAACTTCCCCCTCCACACCAGCCTCCTCTTCCAGGCAGACTCCATGGAGATCACTCTCTTCCCCACAGAGGAGGGGAATGAAGGGAACGATGTGGATGCGTACGCGgccggagaggaggagggggac ACTTCCATCAACGAGGGGCTGGATGAATCCTTCTGTTTCCATGACGACACTGATGACTCAATAGACTCTGCCTCTTATAATGGCGAGGAGGATGAGCGGCTGTATAGCACAGAGAGACATGCTGAACCACCCACAGAACCACCCACAGGACCACCCACAGGACCACCCACAGAACCACCCACAGAACCACCCACAGGACCACCCACAGAACCACCTACAGAACCACCCACAGAACCATCAACAGAACCACACAAAGCCAAACCTCAGCCTGAAACCAGACCAGAGGCCCACTGCACTGAACCGTCCCAGTCCCAGAGGAGACCTAGCCTAAACAATCCCCCAGGAGCCAAAGAGCCCAGGCCTGATGATCCTCCAGGACCTAGACCACCACAACCTGCACTTGCACCTGCCCAACCTACGGAATCAGCCCACCCCGAGTCCTCCAACAGCGGCAGTGAGAGTGAAATGGAGATCTCCTCAGAGTCCTCTGACCCTCCTGTCCCCGCTCCTTCTCAGGAGAGCCCTTCTGTCTCTACCCTTACCCCTAAACCTGCTACAACCCCTTACCCTGCTACCCCTACCCTAAAAACTATCCCTAAGACTACCCCTGCTACCGTGTCAACCCCTAAATCCAAGCCTGCAACTCTCTCTAACCCCAACACTAACCGTGCAACTGCCCCTAATGCTAAATCTGCTACTGTCTGTaccactaacactaaccctgctACAGCCTCAACACCACAAAATAACCCTGCTACTTCCTCCACCCCCAAAACTATCCCTGCTACCATCTGTACACCTGAAATTAACCCTGCTATGGTCTCTACCCCTAACACTAACAGTGCTCCTGCCCCTAACGCTAAATCTGCTACAGCCTTTaccactaacactaaccctgctACAGCCTCAACTCCAAAAACTACCCCAGCTACATGCTCTACCCCAAACCCTGCTGCTACTcctaacactaaccctgctgCTACAATCGAGGAGACAGCGTCCCACAGCAATCCTGTCACCCTGGCAACGAAGCCATCCCATAACAGCCCTGTGACCCTGGGAACAGAAACAGGGCCAGCCAAAGCAGCTGCAGAGGAAGTACGGGCTGGtacg AgcggtggggagagagagaaggacaaaaAGAGCGGtgcggagagagagaaggacaaacAGAGcggtgtggagagagagaaggacaaacAGAgttgtgcagagagagagaaggatgaacAGAGCACAGAGACTTCAGAAGAGGACCacacagagcagacagacagagactcgtTCAAACTACTCATTAAGCCACGCCCCTCTAAGTCAGACACACCCCGGCCTAAACAGAAGACCTCTGAGCCCCGTAAGCCCCTCCCACGTGTGTTTGGGGTTGCAGCGGCTTCAGTCCGGTCCAACCCGCTTCTGGTGTCAGTGCTGGAACTGGACCAGAAGAACGGGAACAGCAGCGCTGAAGGTGTGGACTCCCATCTGGTCCTTGAAGGGACCACTGCCACCAACGACCTGAACAAGGGGGTCCCTCTGCTCTCGTACCCCAAAGAACCTAACCCCAGCAACATCCCTGTCTCTTCCTGCCCTGAGAGCTCACCTGACCTGGCTgacaacctgtccctgacccctgacctctgccCATGTGACCCCGCCCAGGAGAACCTGAGGGAGAACACCCTGAGCACTGAGGATGGGGGCCCTGGGGCCCTCGGCTCCCCTCACACACCCCTGGCTGTCTCTCCCAAGAGGGAGAACTCAGAGACAGAcgcaggggggaggaggggagctgGGGGCTGGAGGGCTGATAGGAGGGAGTTAGGAGCAGGGGCAGGGGCCTGGGGGGCAGGGGaggccctatctctctctctggggcaGGGCTGTGGGTTGGAGGCACAGAGCCTGTTACTGTGTGAGGTGGAGGGACATACGGTTGGACAGACAATTGGAGAGACACTCTCCGGGCTGCCCAATGTCGGCACAGATGAGGATGAGGTGGGTGATATAATGGGGGACGAAGAAGACAACAACAGCCTGTGTGGTCGGCCGGACAAGATGGCAGATGTCGAGCTCGTGGGAGAGGGTGTGCCAGAGTCCAACCTGTCCAGCTGGAGGTCCATTGAGGAGATCTCAgaggcagggggaggagaggacggAAGCTCCCGATTCCTAGAGGATGATGTCAGCAACCTGCAGAGTCACCCGGAAAACAAGGAGGAGCAGGAAAACAACAACGAGTCAGTGTTCCTATCCTCTGGAATGCCAACCTGTGTGACTCTGAATGCCCTGTCGGAGGAGGTGAGAcaccagagccagagtgtgagtCTGAGGGCGTCCCTCTCAAACATACCACTCACAGAGGTGAGACCACAGGCCGCTGCAGCCTCCGATAGGCCAACAACATCAACGGACAGCTCAACACACCAATCAGACACAAGACTGGCTTCCTCGTCCATGGAAAGCCCTGGGCGTGTCTCACCACCAGGAGGTAAACCACAGACTGTCTCAGACCAGAGCCCTGGTTCAGTAGAGGCAGCCATTTCCAGACCCAACAGTAACACAGATCTTAACCCAGCAGACATACAGGTAGactctgctctgtctctgctgGGAGGGGCGTTTGGATCCTTCAGCCCTAAAATCAGACCAAGCAACTCCAAGTCAGCCAGACTGTCCCAAGAAACTTCGCCATCAGTGAGGAAAGACACAGTAGAGAATGTCCAAGTCTCCCAAGAAACTTCTCTCTCAGTGGGCAAAGACAAAGTAGAGAAGGTCCAAGTTTCCCAAGAAATGTCCCCATCAGTGGGCAAAGACACAGTAGAGAAGGTCCAAGTCTCCCAAGAATGTTCCCTATCAGTGGGCAAAGACACAGTAGAGAAGGTCCAAGTTTCCCAAGAAATGTCTCCATCAGTGAGCAAGGACACAGTAGAGAAGGTCAATGTCTCCCAAGAATGTTCCCTATCAGTGGGCAAAGACACAGTAGAGAAGATCCAAGTTTCCCAAGAAATGTCTCCATCAGTGAGCAAGGACACAGTAGAGAAGGTCAATGTCTCCCAAGAATCTTCCCTATCAGTGGGAAAAGACACAGTAGAGAAGGTCCAAGTTTCCCAAGAATCTTCCCTATCAGTGGGCAAAGACACAGTAGAGAAAGTCCAAGTTTCCAAAGAATCTTCCCTATCAGTGGGCAAAGACACAGTAGAGAAGGTCCAAGTTTTTCACAAAACTTCCCCATCAGTAAGCAAAGACACAGAAGAGAAGTTCCAAGTTTCCCAAGAAATTTCCCCGTCAATGAGCAAAGACACAGTAGAGAAAGTCAAATTTTCCCAAGAGTCTTCCCAATCAGTGAGCAAAGACATAGTAGAGAAGGTCCAAGGTTCCCAAGAAACTTCCCCATCAGTGAGCAAAGACACAGTAGAGAAGGTCCAAGTATTCAGAGAATCTTCCCTATCAGTGGGCAAAGACACAGTAGAGAAAGTTCATGTCTCCCAAGAATCTTTCCTATCAGTGGGCAAAGACACAGTAGAGAAGGTCCAAGTTTCCCAAGAAACTTCCCCATCAGTGAGCAAAGACACAGTAGAGAAGGTCCAAGTCTCCCAAGAATCTTCCCTATCAGTGAGAAAAGACACAGTAGAGAAGGTTCAAGTTTCCCAAGAAACTTCCCCATCAGTGAGCAAAGACACAGTAGAGAAGGTCCAAGTATTCCAAGAATCTTCTCTATCAGTGGGCAAAGACACAGTAGAGAAAATCCAAGTTTCCCAAGAAACTTCCCCATCAGTGGGCAAAGACACAGTAGAGAAGGTCCAAGGTTCCCAAGAAACTTCCCCATCAGTGAGCAAAGACACAGTAGAGAAG ATCCAAGTCTCCCAAGAATGTtttctgtcagtgggcaaagacACAGTAGAAAAGGTTCAAGTTTCCCAAGGATCTTCACTATCGGTGGGCAAAAACACAGTAGAGAAGGTCCAAGTTCCCCAAGATATTTCCCCATCAGTGAGCAAAGACACAGTAGAGAAGATCCAAGTCTCCCAAGAATGttctctgtcagtgggcaaagacACAGTAGAAAAGGTTCAAGTTTCCCAAGGATCTTCACTATCGGTGGGCAAAAACACAGTAGAGAAGGTCCAAGTTCCCCAAGATATTTCCCTATCAGTGGGAAAAGACACAGTAGAGAAGGTCCACGTTTTTCACGAAACTTCCCCATCAGTGAGCAAAGACACAGTAGAGAAGGTCCAGGTTTACCAAGAAATGTCCCCATCAGTGAGCAAAGACACAGTAGAGAAAGTGCAAGTTTCCCAAGAATCTTCCCCATCAGTGAGCAAAGACACAGTAGAGAAGATCCAAGTCTCCCAAGAATGTtttctgtcagtgggcaaagacACAGTAGAAAAGGTTCAAGTTTCCCAAGGATCTTCACTATCGGTGGGCAAAAACACAGTAGAGAAGGTCCAAGTATTCCAAGAAACTTCCCCATCAGTGAGCAAAGACACAGTAGAGAAGGTCCAAGTATTCCAAGAAACTTCCCCATCAGTGAGCAAAGACACAGTAGAGAAGATCCAAGTCTCCCAAGAATGTtttctgtcagtgggcaaagacACAGTAGAAAAGGTTCAAGTTTCCCAAGGATCTTCACTATCGGTGGGCAAAAACACAGTAGAGAAGGTCCAAGTTCCCCAAGATATTTCCCCATCAGTGAGCAAAGACACAGTAGAGAAGATCCAAGTCTCCCAAGAATGTtttctgtcagtgggcaaagacACAGTAGAAAAGGTTCAAGTTTCCCAAGGATCTTCACTATCGGTGGGCAAAAACACAGTAGAGAAGGTCCAAGTTCCCCAAGATATTTCCCTATCAGTGGGAAAAGACACAGTAGAGAAGGTCCACGTTTTTCACGAAACTTCCCCATCAGTGAGCAAAGACACAGTAGAGAAGGTCCAGGTTTACCAAGAAATGTCCCCATCAGTGAGCAAAGACACAGTAGAGAAAGTGCAAGTTTCCCAAGAATCTTCCCCATCAGTGAGCAAAGACATAGTAGAGAAGGTCCAGGTTTCCCAAGAATCTTGCCTATCAGTGGGCAAAGACACAGTAGAAAGAATGATACAACTCTGCTCCCAGCCTCAGCCAGAGGAGACGGTGAGCCAAAGAGAGGGTGGTGGCGGTCAGACGACTGACAGGCACATTGACCAACCAAAGACGAGCTTGGCCTTAGAAAGGCAGGAGAGCAGTGTTTGTATCTCAGGGgaaagagaggtggaggagagagcagaggagagattcTCTCCaacagagagtgttccagaaCCTGCACAGCATCACACACCTGAGGGAGAGCTGAGCACAGAGAAAGCCATCACTCCTCCTCagccagggaggagagggaagcagAGGAAGCAGAGCAGAGACAGACCCAGTCAGCCACGCAGACAGGCTCCGTCAGGCCCTGGGTCTACTGATCAACTTCAGGAACCAGCTCTCCCTGCCAAGACCCCAGCAGACGCCTCCCTACCAGGGAAACAAAAGAATAAGAACACAAGGGGCCAAAAATCTGCTGCAGACACCAGACAGAGGACACCTGTGAAGGGCAAACCTGAGGCAGAGtccgagaggagaggggaaaacaGAAACGTCTCTGGTGCCCCGACTCCCCCTAGTCCTACCAACCTCAGCCCCATCACTCCCGCTCTCCTAGTCAACCAGGAAGTGAACCCGGAAGTGCACCAGGATATGCTTGATAACAGGCCGCTGCCTGGTTGCCAGGCAGAAAGCAGGAAGGACATAAACGATAACAATATGGGGAGTGGCCATGCCTCCCCTACAGAACAGAATaggtcctcttctcctccacctcttccctcctcctctcctcccccactttcctcctctcctctttcctcatctcccccacctcttccctcctcctctcctccccctctctttccctctcctctctcctcctctcctaccccCAGTACTTTCATGGTGCCGCCAGATGAGGACCTCCCCACCCCCATACAGGAGTCCCAGCCTCTCCTCACCACAGCCCAGCCTGTCACCCCACTCCTAGACACCCAGCCTCAATCAACCAGTCTTCAGGCAGCCTCCGCAACCCTTTCTACTACCCATATCGCCCTTCCTAAGCACCCCCCTATACCCACCAAAAGTGTCCCTATGTCCCCTACATCCTCCTCATTCTCATCTCCACCCACGTCAGCCCTGCCCTCGACCCCCAGCCTTACCCAGCCCACCCAGGAGTCTCTGCCACGGCTGGAGGCTCCAATCACAGTGCCTGTCCTAGACACCCGCAGGCAGGCCCAGCCCCAGCCAAACCTCCTCACCGAGCCCAACAGACAGATCAAGCCAGGTCAGTCACAAAGCCCACAGGACAGAG ATGGGATGGACATAGACAGTGATGATGATGACACTGCTGTTCCTCTACGACATCACATGACTCAGCCCAGGGGGATTGTGGGAAAATCTTCTCATAAAGAGTCTGGCTCCTCCAATCAGCGAGAGATACTGCTTCACTCCTCCCACCATccaactgacagacagacagactgtccaATAAGCCATAAGGATTCACAGGAGCTGGACCTGTCCTTCAAATACAACG tGGGCTCCTGCAATGAGTCGGAGAGTGAGGGATCAGTGCCAGAGTTGGAAGAACCAGAGCGGGTGCCACTGAGATCCTCAGAACCCCAG cccatctctcCTGCTGATGAGGGGATAAACAGACCTAAGCAGAGCCGCAGTGAGAAGAAGGCCCGCAAG gccatGGGTAAGCTGGGCTTGCGGCCGGTCCACGGTGTGACCAGGATCACTATAAGGAAGTCGAAGAGCATCTTGTTTGTCATCAGCAAACCTGACGTCTTCAAGAGCCCCGCGTCAGACATCTATATCGTGTTCGGAGAGGCCAAG ATAGAGGACCTGTCTCAGCAGGTGCACAAGGCAGCAGCAGAGAAGTTTAAGGTCCCGGTGGAGCCGTCCCCCCTGGCACCCCCTGCACCACCCAGTCTCACCATCAAggaggagagcgaggaggaggag GTGGACGAGGGAGGTCTGGAGCAGAGGGATATAGAGCTGGTGATGGCCCAGGCTAACGTGTCCCGTTCTAAAGCTGTCCGCGCACTCAGACACAACACGAACGACATCGTCAACGCTATcatg GAGCTGACCATGTGA